Proteins from one Malassezia vespertilionis chromosome 2, complete sequence genomic window:
- the LIS1 gene encoding Lissencephaly-1 (COG:Z; EggNog:ENOG503NW2C), which translates to MTGVLSDRQRDELHRSLLEYLHASEFSDTYDALKRDAGLDAYAPDPKSRYAGLLEKKWLSTIRLQKKNMELENKVRALEKELDTTPNARRGAFVASWHPSTPRHTLLGHRQPITDAAFHPRFSMLATASEDMTIKIWDWETGELEQTLKGHTKPVQSIAFDYGGKYLVSCSSDLAIKIWDITEGWKNVRTMHGHEHSVSSACFLPGDQHIISASRDRTLKLWETATGFCTRTLRGHSDWVRAVTVSSDARLFASASSDRTVRIWDAGTGEMRNELRGHEHVVECVMFAPATAYAALCALGGIRAPRDESAAHSGQFLASGSRDKTIRLWTQQGQCIRVLAGHDNWVRALAFSPNGKYLLSVSDDKTMRVWDLASGRCIKAIDAHNHFCTSLAWGRSWVEDNQVGRPVNVVATGSVDLGVKVWAP; encoded by the exons ATGACCGGCGTGCTGTCGGATCGGCAGCGGGACGAACTGCACCGGTCATTGCTTGAGTATCTGCACGCAAGCGAGTTCAGTGATACGTACGACGCGCTGAAGCGCGATGCGGGACTCGATGCGTACGCACCGGATCCGAAAAGTCGGTATGCGGGCCTGCTCGAAAAAAAATGGCTAAGCACGATCCGCCTGCAGAAAAAG AATATGGAGCTGGAAAATAAGGTGCGCGCACTTGAGAAAGAGCTTGATACGACGcccaatgcgcggcgcggcgcattcgtCGCGTCCTGGCAcccaagcacgccgcggcataCGTTGCTGGGCCACCGACAACCGATAACTGACGCGGCGTTTCATCCACGATTTAGTATGCTTGCGACGGCGAGCGAGGACATGACGATAAAAATTTGGGACTGGGAAACAGGAGAGCTGGAGCAGACGCTCAAAGGGCATACAAAGCCCGTGCAGAGCATCGCGTTCGACTACGGCGGCAAGTACCTTGTGTCGTGCTCTTCAGACCTTGCTATTAAGATATGGGATATTACAGAAGGGTGGAAGAATGTGCGTACGATGCATGGGCACGAGCAcagcgtgtcgagcgcTTGCTTCTTGCCTGGCGACCAGCACATTATTTCCGCCAGCAGGGATCGTACCCTGAAGCTATGGGAAACGGCCACTGGCTTTTGTACACGTACACTGCGTGGGCATAGTGACTGGGTCCGCGCGGTGACCGTGTCTAGCGACGCGCGTCTgtttgcaagcgcttcaAGCGATCGCACGGTGCGTATTTGGGATGCAGGTACAGGCGAGATGCGCAATGAGCTGCGTGGTCATGAGCATGTTGTGGAATGCGTTATGTTTGCACCTGCTACGGCATATGCCGCGCTGTGTGCCTTGGGCGGTAtccgtgcgccgcgcgacgaaagcgccgcgcattcgGGCCAATTTCTAGCCAGCGGATCGCGCGACAAGACAATCCGATTATGGACACAGCAAGGACAATGTATTCGTGTCTTGGCTGGGCACGATAACTgggtgcgcgcgctcgcatTCTCCCCGAACGGCAAGTATCTTCTCTCGGTGAGCGACGATAAAACCATGCGCGTGTGGGATCTCGCGTCGGGTCGATGCATCAAGGCGATCGACGCACACAATCATTTCTGTACTTCGCTCGCATGGGGCCGGAGCTGGGTGGAAGATAATCAAGTAGGGCGCCCCGTCAACGTCGTGGCCACCGGCTCGGTCGACTTGGGCGTCAAAGTGTGGGCGCCGTAA
- a CDS encoding DNA-directed DNA polymerase (EggNog:ENOG503P47C; COG:K) — protein MDGDDFRTSAQDAADEDVLEGIPLSSRTMSATNAVGGTFGLGIDQFELPKASINKLARTEIPDSVQLRKDTLTALVKSASVFVSYLSTYYNMLIPAAASQDVAIARGNKTISAAHVLDAMRELEFPLPMRKALREELQGTQPAKLTTAYRDLQKRNAATRADAAARSRAIARAKATEKASEEALQKEHDAEETPKDAEAMEMDQDQARDPVL, from the coding sequence ATGGACGGCGACGATTTTCGCACCAGCgcgcaggacgcggcgGATGAAGATGTGCTCGAGGGCATACCGCTGTCGTCACGCACGATGAGTGCGACCAATGCCGTTGGCGGCACATTTGGCCTTGGCATTGACCAGTTTGAGCTTCCCAAGGCCTCGATCAACAAACTCGCGCGTACAGAAATTCCAGACTCTGTGCAGCTACGCAAAGATACACTCACTGCACTCGTCAAGTCAGCGTCCGTGTTTGTGAGCTACTTGAGTACGTATTACAACATGCTAattccagcggcggcatcTCAAGATGTTGCGATTGCACGGGGAAACAAGACGAtcagcgcagcgcacgtactggatgcgatgcgcgagctcgaATTTCCCCTACCCATGCGCAAGGCACTTCGCGAAGAGCTGCAAGGTACGCAGCCAGCAAAGCTAACCACAGCATACCGCGATCTGCAGAAACGCAACGCAGCCACACGGGCCGACGCAGCCGCACGCAGCCGCgcaattgcgcgcgcaaaagcaacGGAAAAGGCAAGCGAAGAGGCTCTGCAGAAggagcacgacgcggaGGAGACGCCAAAAGATGCCGAGGCGATGGAAATGGACCAAGACCAGGCACGAGACCCTGTCCTGTAA
- a CDS encoding uncharacterized protein (COG:Z; EggNog:ENOG503NVA2) produces the protein MAQAKGRQDGAMTVQVAVRVRPDMVEGASRALPRPLRTVVHPNSETSLAVETSGPTAQRDPRPNFTFDRVYDADSAQEEIYNNSVEPLIQRFLDGYNTTVFAYGQTSSGKSYTMGTCGESEAYTEDGLADMIHPQVGIIPRAAQRVFASLDESLAESPGAEHSLQVSFLELYNEDLIDLLAEPDIDATNQVQIRETRVGEIVWTGLRQYEANDALDIIELLKCGMDMRQTHETEMNTQSSRSHAIFSLTLTRSRPRAASPERGAPLAIPQTPRASGLPKLGAKSALRTPSRPITPTRTPSRILRARQAEADAVVTTSKLHFVDLAGSERLKRTAATGDRVKEGICINSGLHALGNVISMLSDPAKARRPMHIPYRDSKLTRLLQDSLGGNAHTLMIACVSSLEMNVNETLNTLYYAQRARHIRNSVERNQTEAGWNNVEHLQTQVLRLRKELDLIRVSHELLVAAPEQKGPSLVHSDHAQALLAWQEKYSALSRKNVQLTAELLQLNRQQRPNALPTTPGDFLANAEPVIVEYEKTVDALEGQLNVLKASVAYSEELLKEREQALLLANARATSAENEVDLLRATVRDLHERLDDSVDELESSRRSQHSALGLGRPGAESDALKVSTLERVQRACSGMLGYKSRTVSSQSQATEDAPDTTALSALLVGDTSENSMLLGPGGKEDVEQEGERLRLLNRLLEPGINARESNLRGSLLHWVQSQDNSVTDEVQCRTCGL, from the exons ATGGCGCAGGCAAAAGGCCGGCAAGATGGCGCGATGACGGTGCAAGTCG CGGTCCGTGTGCGCCCAGATATGGTGGAGGGCGCATCTCGCGCGTTGCCGCGGCCACTCCGCACGGTAGTGCATCCGAATTCAGAAACCAGCTTGGCGGTCGAGACAAGTGGGCCcaccgcgcagcgcgatccGCGCCCCAACTTTACGTTTGACCGGGTGTATGATGCAGACTCTGCGCAGGAAGAAATATATAATAACAGTGTGGAACCATTGATCCAGCGCTTCTTGGACGGGTACAACACTACCGTATTTGCCTATGGCCAAACCTCGAGCGGTAAATCGTACACGATGGGCACCTGCGGCGAGAGTGAGGCGTATACGGAGGATGGTTTGGCTGATATGATCCATCCTCAGGTCGGTATTATAccccgcgccgcgcagcgcgtgtTTGCGAGTCTTGATGAAAGCCTCGCGGAGTCGCCTGGCGCGGAGCACAGCTTGCAAGTCAGTTTCCTGGAGCTGTACAATGAAGACCTCATTGATTTGCTGGCTGAGCCAGACATAGACGCGACGAATCAGGTCCAGATCCGTGAGAcgcgcgtcggcgagaTCGTATGGACGGGACTGCGCCAGTACGAGGccaacgacgcgctcgacatcATCGAGCTGCTGAAATGCGGCATGGATATGCGTCAAACGCACGAGACAGAAATGAACACGCAGTCTTCGCGCTCGCATGCCATCTTTTCCCTTACACTCACACGGTCcaggccgcgcgccgcgagccCCGAacgcggtgcgccgctcgcaatcccacaaacgccgcgcgcctcgggcTTGCCGAAACTAGGCGCAAAgtctgcattgcgcacgccgtcgcgccCCATCACGCCGACACGCACACCATCGCGCATTTtgcgagcgcgccaagccgAGGCGGACGCTGTAGTTACCACGAGCAAGCTGCATTTCGTCGATTTAGCCGGCTCGGAGCGTCTcaagcgcaccgccgcgacgGGCGACCGCGTAAAAGAAGGCATCTGCATCAATTCCGGCCTGCACGCACTGGGCAATGTGATCAGTATGCTGAGCGATCCagccaaggcgcggcgcccaaTGCATATTCCGTACCGCGACAGCAAACTTACGAGGCTACTGCAGGATAGTTTGGGCGGAAACGCACACACACTGATGATTGCGTGCGTATCTTCCCTAGAAATGAACGTGAACGAGACACTCAACACGCTGTATtatgcgcagcgcgcgcggcacattcGCAACTCTGTCGAGCGCAACCAGACCGAGGCAGGCTGGAACAATGTGGAGCATTTGCAAACGCAggtgctgcggctgcgcaaagagctggACCTCATCCGCGTCTCGCACGAACTGCTTGTCGCAGCACCGGAACAAAAAGGTCCTAGCTTGGTTCACTCCGACCATGCACAGGCACTGCTCGCGTGGCAAGAAAAGTACTCGGCGCTGAGTCGCAAAAACGTGCAACTAACCGCGGAGCTCCTTCAGCTCAACAGGCAGCAGCGGCCAAACGCGCTCCCGACAACGCCAGGCGATTTCTTGGCGAATGCAGAGCCTGTGATTGTAGAGTACGAAAAAACAGTGGATGCACTTGAAGGGCAACTAAACGTGCTCAAAGCGTCCGTTGCGTACTCGGAAGAGCTCCTCAAGGAGCGCGAACAGGCGCTTTTGCttgcaaacgcgcgcgcgacgagcgcggaAAACGAGGTGGATTTGTTGCGTGCTACGGTGCGCGATCTGCACGAGCGACTGGACGACAGTGTAGATGAATTGGAAAgcagccgccgcagccagCACAGCGCGTTGGGACTGGGACGGCCGGGTGCTgagagcgatgcgctcaaagTGAGTACGCTGGAGAgagtgcagcgtgcatgcagcggcatgcTGGGATACAAAAGCCGGACCGTGTCGAGCCAATCGCAAGCTACAGAAGATGCGCCGGATACGACGGCACTCAgtgcgctgctggtcgGCGACACCAGCGAAAACTCGATGCTGCTTGGCCCCGGGGGAAAAGAGGATGTAGAGCAGGAGGGGGAGAggctgcgcctgctcaaTAGGCTGCTTGAGCCTGGAATTaatgcgcgcgaaagcAACCTACGCGGCTCCTTGCTGCACTGGGTCCAATCGCAAGACAACAGTGTGACAGACGAGGTGCAGTGCCGCACATGTGGGCTTTAA
- a CDS encoding phosphodiesterase I (COG:S; TransMembrane:1 (o740-761i); EggNog:ENOG503NZPS) has translation MPLHLAPHKSYHPYNRENIERVRRDEAEAREKERAEDARLAEVESASRIQHLRERRDTGLPSQGHINFWEEYESGKKQAETPIKDTEPIERKPRFGNASMELQPWYAAPDLRNGREKGRSEEEKEQVLAREAAHKLSHDPLQTMCAALDQRASDTKKRAWGTQPYKTETLLNERLSREAKEHATRAAVRRTCFFEERPVLRAQHESSDNTKTELRSADSDDLWDSFAALPDGIHGTPPLELPAPQQFGKESMYVELFQEIICTVLERENFLFTVKEQECLSSILLLPYASRYLLVRLLQRKRDWYRLDRLAYAKEVDDVQEAAKGLCQSFGMPCSPNGADDHLLCSYAQMDTEMEGGLEERIALLTLPELKEIAKRLGVARAKTRVQLVAQLLARPTNATLFSLSGPCSGRELRMTETPSHARLEKALERSMAGGCIRILPAVSALVERMTIVYYRGLPAFNSMLTSAVLSRTKKCHFPEYTIQRTPDLFENRDQVVQYAYALHLEKEMDACVDALSHSTAAVEQGIACLAAGWELWKEAVADVRKKYPDGVSSAIYPRMRFHPGWVLTRIVYKGCHCVARQGHAARERGMLRGLLAQRYFRRGQRGAWHERLAIVAAKTQRGMAKDQVLQCKREALACCQAALADPDTHLVYVFSLQQRIQRLEAQLKIPLAERHDFAHLQLRAADHVHLCGRRVGCENEAGKRSTWQGKNGQPVTVEEFCLERYAAQGFRGFHCEGRILHFLFALLMWDILFAPVPGAFETQYQREPLDLATDVFAIARRDALSSRLAHIEKTGGLDLIGAVDARERRLRTYAVACRWDCYTSEELLEIAECIGGRALALLCRLLSEEWAMRTSGFPDLCIWRYKDKQVHFAEVKSPKDRLSGNQKVWIDVLLRAGLVVRVVHVDDVH, from the exons atgccgctgcacctcgcgccgcatAAAAGCTACC ACCCGTACAACCGCGAAAATATCGAGAGGGTGCGTCGTGATgaggccgaggcgcgggaaaaagagcgcgcggaGGATGCGCGGCTAGCCGAAGTCGAAAGTGCGTCGCGGATTCAACACTTGCGGGAGCGGCGCGATACGGGATTGCCGAGCCAGGGGCATATCAACTTTTGGGAGGAGTACGAGAGCGGAAAAAAGCAGGCAGAGACTCCGATAAAAGATACGGAGCCGAtcgagcgcaagccgcgTTTCGGCAACGCATCTATGGAACTACAGCCTTGGTACGCCGCACCTGATTTGCGCAATGGACGCGAAAAAGGCAGGAGCGAggaagaaaaagagcagGTACTAGCACGAGAAGCAGCACACAAGTTGAGTCACGATCCGCTCCAGACCATGTGTGCGGCACTGGACCAACGTGCTTCGGACacaaaaaagcgcgcatggGGCACGCAGCCGTACAAGACAGAGACCCTCTTGAACGAGCGCCTCAGTCGCGAGGCCAAGGAAC ACGCCACGAGAGCCGCAGTCCGCCGCACTTGTTTTTTCGAGGAGCGACCCGTGCttcgcgcacagcacgagTCGAGCGACAACACAAAGActgagctgcgcagcgccgactcGGACGACTTGTGGGACTCATTTGCAGCGCTACCTGACGGCATACACGGCACCCCCCCTCTCGAGCTAcccgcgccgcagcagtTCGGCAAAGAGTCGATGTACGTCGAGCTATTCCAGGAGATAATCTGTACCGTGCTCGAAAGGGAGAACTTTTTATTTACGGTAAAAGAACAAGAGTGCCTGTCCAGCATACTGCTTTTGCCATACGCATCGCGCTACTTGCTGGTCCGTCTCCTGCAACGCAAACGCGACTGGTACCGTTTGGATCGGTTGGCGTATGCAAAAGAGGTGGACGACGTGCAGGAAGCGGCCAAAGGCCTGTGCCAATCGTTCGGCATGCCTTGCTCGCCGAACGGTGCTGACGATCACCTATTGTGCAGTTATGCACAGATGGATACAGAGATGGAGGGCGGCTTGGAAGAACGCATCGCGCTCTTGACACTGCCGGAACTCAAAGAGATCGCAAAGCGTTTGGGagtcgcgcgtgcgaagACGAGGGTCCAGCTTGTCGCACAGCTTTTGGCGAGGCCAACGAATGCGACGCTGTTCAGCTTATCCGGGCCATGCTCGGGCAGAGAACTGCGCATGACCGAAACGCCGTCGCACGCACGTTTGGAAAaagcgctggagcgcagtATGGCGGGCGGCTGCATACGGATCCTGCCCGCAGTCTCTGCCTTGGTTGAGCGCATGACGATCGTCTACTACCGTGGCCTGCCCGCGTTTAACAGTATGCTCACTTCTGCCGTCTTGAGCCGTACAAAAAAGTGCCATTTTCCGGAATACACAATCCAGCGCACCCCCGACCTGTTTGAAAACCGCGATCAAGTGGTGCAGTACGCATACGCTCTGCATCTGGAGAAGGAAATGGATGCGTGCGTTGATGCACTGTCCCACTCAACCGCGGCTGTCGAGCAGGGCATTGCATGCCTCGCAGCGGGGTGGGAGCTGTGGAAAGAGGCAGTTGCAGACGTGCGAAAGAAGTACCCTGACGGCGTCTCTTCCGCCATCTACccgcgcatgcgcttccATCCTGGGTGGGTGCTTACGCGCATTGTATACAAAGGCTGCCACTGCGTTGCACGCCAAggacacgctgcgcgtgaGCGCGGAATGCTGCGCGGTCTGCTCGCCCAGCGATACTTTCGGCGAGgccagcgcggtgcgtggcacgagcgcctcgcgaTTGTCGCGGCCAAGACGCAGCGAGGGATGGCAAAAGACCAGGTGCTGCAGTGCAAACGTGAGGCGCTCGCATGCTGTCAAGCTGCCTTGGCTGATCCAGATACCCATCTTGTGTACGTGTTTAgtttgcagcagcgcattcaGCGCTTGGAGGCGCAGCTCAAGATCCCacttgccgagcgccacgACTTTGCACACCTCCaattgcgcgccgcagaccACGTCCACCTttgcgggcggcgcgtgggTTGCGAAAACGAGGCAGggaagcgcagcacatgGCAAGGCAAAAATGGTCAGCCTGTTACCGTGGAAGAGTTTTGCTTGGAACGATACGCCGCGCAAGGGTTTCGTGGATTCCACTGCGAAGGGCGCATTTTGCACTTCCTCTTTGCACTGCTTATGTGGGATATTCTGtttgcgcctgtgccgggCGCTTTTGAGACGCAGTACCAGCGCGAGCCGCTGGATTTGGCGACCGACGTATTTgccattgcgcggcgcgacgcgctctcCTCGCGGCTTGCGCACATTGAAAAGACCGGCGGGCTTGACCTAATTGGCGCTGTGGATGcacgcgagcggcggcTGCGTACGTATGCTGTTGCGTGTCGCTGGGACTGCTACACGAGCGAGGAGCTCCTGGAAATCGCCGAGTGCATTGGGGGCCGTGCACTGGCCTTGCTGTGTCGCCTGCTGAGCGAAGAatgggcgatgcgcacgagcgGGTTCCCAGACCTTTGTATTTGGCGGTACAAAGACAAGCAGGTGCACTTTGCGGAAGTCAAGAGCCCCAAAGACCGCCTAAGTGGCAACCAGAAAGTGTGGATCGATGTGCTGCTCCGCGCGGGGCTCGTCGTGCGAGTCGTCCACGTCGACGATGTGCATTAA
- the MYO1_1 gene encoding class II myosin (COG:Z; EggNog:ENOG503NV0C), which yields MAVGTNIAVKIDPDRKDVWVPDTEQGYLPGYVVKENGDQSMVCLSSGQTVTVPTTVLSEMNPPKFEKVADIADLTFLNEASVVHNLRQRYFSDLLYTYSGLFLVAVNPYHALPIYTEAVVDMYKGQRREANPPHIFAVADGAFRNMLRDQENQSLLITGESGAGKTESTKRVIQYLAAVAVDADADANVAHAPRRVSHAPLGLLERQILQANPILEAFGNAQTVRNNNSSRFGKFIRIEFTTGGAIAGGNIDWYLLEKSRVHNRSANERNFHIFYQLLRSRDKALLSEFQLSNFPDAYKYLNGSRKDVEGVDDSQEWIQLLDALCTMGFSAEEKKDLFRVIAAILHLGNLDIAEDRSEQARITNPEQLALVSELIGVEPSKLSTALVRPTVRAGRETVSQSRSKKQVVDEIAALSKTMYEKTFGWLVSRINHVLDRPTSKSRYIGVLDIAGFEIFGTNSFEQLCINYTNERLQQFFNHHMFMLEQEEYAREDIKWDYVNFGLDLQPTIDLIESTSPIGVLATLDEECIMPKATDQTFTDKLTSTWGSKRASTDVNQKFVASRQVKRFVVRHYAANVEYNTEQWLDKNRDPLNENVARVLAGAEASFIGSLFAEFQGECVMPRGRRGAFRTVGQRHKEQLASLMAQLSSTQPHFVRCIVPNNEKKPGKMDLFLVLDQLRCNGVLEGIRIARLGYPNRTLFSEFCTRYALLVPDVLNAGAMDRRVMSQRIAQALGIAEEVYKVGLTKIFFKAGVLAELEEQRDAYLRTLFTHFQAMCRRASAMRIAKKRLRQAAAQQTLRDAAVAYDALQRWPWWRMYMSLLPLLSATQDDEARKHRELQVAMEKERAQRDERERAALESLKTRLAAENAVVVAALDEERAKHASVRDQITATTAALVAAEKNTDELRAELAQNVTMHSDFDAQLAKLEQNVAHMHSQLEESSQREQEAAHDMKSLSAHLDAVLGERGELERDKEDATAKLLRAEEALQRMHAASNEQSRAAEAHVRDLAAQHEQEMQSVRASLESHRATSQKAAETHASQLAKADAQLAQLAASLAEHTVKYEQEAREAAAKHAAVEKALTLAEERAAEAEQALSAARVQHAELQERSASDATKSNALLSELDSVRSEQKAAQKALDAERSEKQGMARRVASMEEQQAALLAQSTAQHDEVKKLRDALKHAELENKRLDAMQSKTIVEHVHVLEEAKKYTDRQLSDVQTELQELTTYTRSLERTRAKLQQDNEQLTRAASQSAEPPAPPKEVYEERDKARSDLLRAKQAADLTLRQTRAEYETRIQKLEEEMRKSQRNSSLVATDRVLSDLRSERKMSSAARKVLEELRLENERLEQDLAAKASALRTTAG from the coding sequence ATGGCAGTCGGGACCAATATTGCGGTGAAAATTGATCCTGATCGAAAGGATGTGTGGGTGCCTGACACCGAGCAGGGATACCTGCCCGGCTATGTCGTCAAGGAGAATGGAGACCAAAGCATGGTGTGCCTTTCCTCTGGGCAGACCGTCACTGTCCCAACCACAGTCCTCAGCGAGATGAACCCTCCCAAGTTTGAGAAGGTCGCCGACATTGCGGACTTGACCTTTCTGAATGAGGCGAGTGTCGTGCACAATCTGCGGCAGCGCTACTTTAGCGACCTGCTTTATACATACTCTGGCCTCTTTTTGGTCGCAGTAAACCCCTACCATGCACTCCCTATTTATACAGAAGCAGTCGTGGACATGTACAAGggccagcggcgcgaagcTAATCCTCCTCATATCTTTGCCGTggccgacggcgcattCCGTAATatgctgcgcgaccaaGAAAACCAGAGCCTGTTGATCACAGGCGAGTCTGGCGCTGGAAAAACAGAAAGCACCAAGCGTGTGATCCAGTACTTGGCGGCCGTTGCCGTAGACGCGGATGCGGATGCGAATGTTgcccacgcgccgcgccgcgtctcgcatgcgccgctgggcctgctcgagcgccaaATTTTGCAGGCCAATCCTATTCTCGAGGCATTTGGCAATGCCCAAACGGTGCGTAACAACAACTCCAGTCGATTCGGCAAGTTTATCCGCATCGAGTTCACGacgggcggcgcgattgCGGGCGGCAACATTGATTGGTACCTCTTGGAAAAGAGCCGCGTGCACAACCGCAGCGCGAACGAGCGCAATTTTCACATCTTTTACCAGTTGCTGCGCAGTCgcgacaaggcgctgctCTCCGAGTTCCAACTCAGCAACTTTCCCGACGCGTACAAATATCTCAACGgctcgcgcaaagacgTTGAGGGCGTCGACGATAGCCAGGAGTGGATACAGCTCCTGGATGCACTCTGCACCATGGGCTTTTCCGCCGAGGAGAAAAAGGACTTGTTCCGCGTGATTGCTGCCATCCTCCATCTCGGCAACCTCGACATTGCCGAGGACCGCTCGGAGCAAGCGCGAATCACAAACCCCGAGCAGCTGGCGCTGGTAAGCGAGCTGATCGGCGTCGAACCTAGCAAGCTCTCCACTGCCCTCGTTCGTCCGACCGTGCGCGCAGGCCGCGAAACAGTGAGCCaatcgcgcagcaagaagCAGGTCGTGGACGAGATTGCTGCGCTATCCAAGACCATGTACGAAAAGACGTTTGGATGGCTGGTCAGCCGCATCAACCACGTCCTCGACCGCCCGacgagcaagtcgcgctACATTGGCGTTTTGGACATTGCCGGGTTCGAGATTTTCGGGACGAATTCTTTCGAGCAGCTCTGTATCAACTACACCAACGAGCGGCTTCAGCAATTCTTCAACCACCACATGTTTatgctcgagcaggaaGAGTATGCGCGCGAAGACATCAAGTGGGACTATGTCAACTTTGGGCTCGATCTGCAGCCCACCATCGACCTGATTGAGTCGACGAGTCCCATTGGTGTCCTCGCGACCCTCGACGAGGAATGCATCATGCCCAAAGCAACGGACCAAACATTTACCGACAAACTCACCTCTACGTGGGgctcgaagcgcgcaagcaccgacGTGAACCAGAAATTTGTAGCGTCGCGCCAGGTAAAGCGGTTTGTCGTGCGCCACTATGCGGCAAACGTCGAATACAACACCGAGCAGTGGCTGGACAAGAACCGCGACCCCCTCAATGAGAATGTCGCGCGTGTGTTGGCCGGCGCGGAAGCATCCTTTATTGGCTCCCTCTTTGCCGAGTTCCAGGGAGAGTGTGTGATGCCGCGGggccggcgcggcgctttccgCACGGTCGGCCAGCGCCACAAAGAGCAGCTTGCTTCGCTCATGGCCCAGCTTTCTTCCACGCAGCCCCATTttgtgcgctgcatcgtgccGAACAATGAAAAAAAGCCTGGCAAGATGGATCTGTTCTTGGTGCTTGATcagctgcgctgcaatggTGTCCTCGAAGGCAtccgcattgcgcgcctcggctATCCAAACCGCACGCTCTTTTCCGAGTTTTGTACGCGTTATGCACTCCTCGTCCCCGATGTTCTCAATGCCGGTGCCATGGACAGGCGTGTTATGAGCCAGCGTATCGCCCAAGCACTCGGCATTGCAGAAGAGGTGTACAAGGTCGGGCTCACCAAGATCTTTTTCAAAGCCGGcgtcctcgccgagcttgaggagcagcgcgacgcgtatCTCCGCACTCTCTTTACCCACTTCCAGGCCATGTGCCGCAgagcaagcgcgatgcgcatcgccaagaaacgcctgcgccaggccgcggcgcagcagacgctgcgcgatgctgcTGTGGCttacgatgcgctgcaaaggTGGCCGTGGTGGCGCATGTACATGTCGCTACTCCCTCTCCTCTCTGCCACACaagacgacgaggcgcgcaaacacCGCGAGCTGCAAGTCGCCATGGAAAAagagcgtgcacagcgcgacgagcgcgagcgcgcggcgctggaatcACTCAAGACAAGGCTTGCGGCAGAGAATGCCGTAGTCGTTGCTGCACTGGACGAAGAGCGTGCGAAGCatgcgtctgtgcgcgaccAAATAACGGCCACcaccgcagcgcttgtCGCCGCGGAGAAAAATACCGATGAGTTGCGCGCAGAGCTCGCGCAGAACGTCACCATGCACTCTGATTtcgatgcgcagctcgccaagctggaGCAGAATGttgcgcacatgcacaGCCAGCTCGAAGAAAGCAgccagcgcgagcaagaAGCAGCCCATGACATGAAATCGCTCTCTGCGCACCTCGATGCCGTCCTCGGCGAGCGAGGCGaactcgagcgcgacaaggaaGACGCGACGGCCaagcttttgcgcgccgaagAAGCGCTGCAACGCATGCATGCAGCGAGCAACGAGCAGAGCCGCGCTGCTGAGGCCCACGTCCGCgatcttgcggcgcagcacgagcAAGAAATGcagagcgtgcgtgcgagcTTGGAAAGCCACCGGGCCACGTCGCAGAAAGCCGCCGAGACGCACGCGTCGCAGCTTGCCAAagccgatgcacagcttgcgcagctcgccgcctcgcttgccgagcacacGGTCAAATACGAacaagaggcgcgcgaggctgCGGCAAAGCATGCAGCCGTAGAAAAAGCGCTTACTTTggccgaggagcgcgccgctgagGCAGAGCAAGCGCTCTCAGCGGCGAGAGTACAgcatgccgagctgcaggagcgcaGTGCCAGCGATGCAACGAAATCGAATGCGCTCCTCTCTGAGCTGGAcagtgtgcgcagcgagcagaaagcagcgcagaaAGCACtggacgccgagcgcagcgagaaGCAaggcatggcgcggcgtgtcgcGTCGATGGAAGAGCAGCAAGCCGCGCTCTTGGCACAGAGCACCGCACAGCACGACGAGGTcaagaagctgcgcgacgcactgaaacacgccgagctcgagaaTAAGCGCCTGGATGCGATGCAGTCCAAGACGATTGTCGAGCACGTGCATGTCTTGGAAGAAGCCAAGAAGTACACGGACCGCCAGCTGAGTGACGTACAGACAGAGCTGCAGGAGCTAACGACCTACACTCGCTCcctcgagcgcacgcgcgcgaagctGCAGCAGGATAATGAGCAGCTcacacgcgccgcgagccAATCTGCAGagccgccagcgccgccgaaaGAAGTCTAtgaggagcgcgacaaggcgcgTAGCGATCTGCTGCGTGCCAAGCAAGCGGCGGATCTGACActgcgccaaacgcgcgccgagtaCGAGACGCGTATTCAAAAGCTCGAGGAGGAGATGCGCAAGTCGCAGCGCAATTCTTCCTTGGTCGCTACAGACCGTGTGCTTAGCGACTTGCGCTCCGAGCGCAAGATGAGCTCGGCTGCACGCAAGGTGCTCGAAgagctgcgcctcgagaATGAGCGCCTGGAGCAGGACCTCGCGGCCAAGGCcagtgcactgcgcaccACCGCTGGATAG